A DNA window from Thermosynechococcaceae cyanobacterium Okahandja contains the following coding sequences:
- a CDS encoding L-threonylcarbamoyladenylate synthase yields MAEVTLAALVSAVRSGNWLISFPTDTVPALASRCDRGDLIYAAKERQPDKPLILMGANPEQLWPFVRGTAAELQIWQSVAERYWPGAVTLVLPAAELPSGLNPQNTGTIGLRVPAWPMAQTLLEQTGPLATTSINRSGEPPLTQLAAIAATFPQVLTLHPWQLPTTPPQPSTVVQWQGGTWQVLRQGQVEFQP; encoded by the coding sequence ATGGCAGAAGTGACCCTAGCCGCACTAGTGTCAGCAGTGCGCTCCGGTAATTGGCTGATTAGCTTTCCCACCGATACGGTACCCGCCCTCGCCAGCCGTTGCGATCGCGGCGATCTCATTTATGCAGCCAAGGAACGCCAACCCGATAAACCCTTGATTTTGATGGGGGCTAACCCCGAACAACTCTGGCCATTTGTGCGGGGCACGGCTGCTGAATTGCAGATATGGCAAAGCGTTGCCGAGCGTTACTGGCCGGGCGCAGTGACCCTCGTGCTACCGGCGGCTGAACTGCCTAGCGGACTGAATCCCCAGAACACGGGCACAATTGGGTTGCGAGTCCCCGCATGGCCGATGGCGCAGACCTTGCTCGAACAAACCGGCCCCTTGGCCACCACCAGTATTAATCGTTCGGGAGAACCGCCCCTAACGCAGCTAGCGGCGATCGCCGCCACCTTTCCTCAGGTGTTAACGCTCCACCCGTGGCAGTTACCCACCACGCCACCTCAGCCCTCCACCGTCGTGCAGTGGCAGGGGGGTACATGGCAGGTGCTGCGCCAAGGACAGGTTGAATTCCAGCCCTAG
- the ggt gene encoding gamma-glutamyltransferase: protein MLPCLHSCCCRFLPLGNPNLICPAPEVMLNRFATFSVSTLAGLTLALLAVCASAAPLQRRQAMVVAPHAAATAVGVDLLKAGGNAVDAAVATALMISVVEPFSAGIGGGGFALVYEAASQKITALDFRERAPLNATAEMYLDAIPRASLDGVLAAGTPGTIAGLAALHDRYGQLPWSQVVAPAIQAAETGFRVSERYQRAASLRLEVLQADPTARRIFLDQGQVPALGTLIRQPELANTLRAIAADPNSFYNGWIAEATADFMARAGGTISRADLTQYQPVWRSPVCGHYRVFQVCSMPPPSSGGVALVQMLNLLQALTPAASAADRGHQLAAVMQIAYTDRAHYLGDSDFVAVPIATLTSPAYARQRAREIRPRQARPQSAVPPAQVPRQESGNTSHLTVVDAQRNAVSLTFTVNGAFGAGVVVPRTGILLNNEMDDFAIAPNQPNLFGVVGIALSDRPLANGIAPGKRPLSSMTPTLVTRDGQLVMAMGSTGGSRIITAVLQLFLNVVDHNQDAATALASPRLHHQWLPDVLYVEPGVPPAWRAAWQQWGYQVQETRPWGNANLIRVLDNGTLEGAADPRGEGVAAGF from the coding sequence GTGCTGCCCTGCCTGCACTCCTGCTGCTGCCGTTTTTTGCCCCTTGGCAACCCAAACCTGATCTGCCCCGCCCCGGAAGTGATGCTTAACCGTTTTGCAACGTTCTCTGTATCAACTCTGGCCGGGTTAACGCTGGCCCTATTGGCTGTCTGTGCCAGTGCTGCCCCACTCCAGCGCCGCCAAGCAATGGTGGTGGCCCCCCATGCCGCCGCTACTGCCGTAGGGGTTGACCTCCTGAAGGCGGGGGGCAATGCCGTTGATGCCGCCGTGGCCACCGCCCTGATGATCTCGGTGGTGGAGCCTTTTTCAGCGGGAATTGGCGGGGGTGGCTTTGCCCTTGTGTATGAGGCCGCCTCCCAAAAGATTACGGCCTTGGATTTTCGCGAGCGGGCACCCCTAAACGCCACTGCCGAGATGTATTTGGATGCCATCCCACGCGCCAGTTTAGATGGCGTGCTGGCAGCGGGCACCCCGGGAACCATTGCCGGTTTAGCGGCGCTTCACGACCGCTACGGTCAACTGCCGTGGTCGCAGGTGGTTGCCCCCGCCATCCAAGCGGCAGAAACGGGGTTTAGGGTCAGCGAACGCTATCAGCGAGCCGCCAGCCTCCGCCTTGAGGTACTGCAAGCGGATCCCACGGCTCGCAGGATTTTTCTGGATCAGGGGCAAGTTCCCGCTCTAGGGACGCTGATTCGTCAGCCAGAGTTGGCCAACACCTTAAGGGCGATCGCTGCCGATCCCAACAGCTTCTACAACGGTTGGATTGCCGAGGCGACCGCGGATTTTATGGCTCGGGCGGGGGGAACGATCAGCCGCGCTGATTTAACCCAATATCAACCGGTGTGGCGATCGCCCGTGTGTGGCCATTACCGTGTTTTTCAGGTGTGCTCGATGCCACCCCCTTCTTCTGGCGGTGTGGCGCTTGTGCAAATGCTCAACCTGCTGCAAGCCTTGACCCCTGCCGCTAGTGCTGCCGATCGCGGCCACCAGTTAGCCGCCGTCATGCAAATTGCCTACACCGATCGCGCCCACTACTTGGGAGATAGTGATTTTGTCGCCGTGCCCATTGCCACCCTCACCAGCCCGGCGTATGCCCGGCAGCGCGCCCGCGAGATTCGTCCTCGCCAAGCCCGTCCCCAGAGCGCCGTGCCCCCTGCTCAGGTTCCCCGTCAGGAATCTGGCAATACCAGCCATCTGACGGTCGTGGATGCCCAGCGCAATGCCGTCAGCCTAACCTTTACGGTAAATGGTGCCTTTGGTGCGGGCGTAGTGGTTCCCAGAACGGGAATCCTGCTGAATAACGAAATGGATGACTTTGCGATCGCCCCCAATCAGCCGAATCTTTTTGGGGTTGTGGGGATTGCCCTCAGCGATCGCCCCCTTGCCAACGGTATTGCTCCCGGTAAGCGTCCCCTCTCCAGCATGACCCCAACCTTAGTGACCCGCGACGGCCAACTGGTGATGGCGATGGGATCCACCGGCGGCAGCCGCATTATTACGGCGGTGCTGCAACTGTTCCTCAACGTGGTGGATCACAACCAAGATGCAGCCACCGCTCTCGCCAGCCCTCGCCTGCACCATCAATGGTTGCCCGATGTTCTCTACGTGGAACCGGGTGTCCCCCCCGCATGGCGAGCCGCTTGGCAGCAGTGGGGCTATCAAGTGCAGGAAACCCGCCCGTGGGGCAATGCCAACCTGATCCGCGTACTGGATAATGGAACCTTGGAAGGGGCTGCAGATCCTCGCGGTGAAGGGGTTGCAGCCGGATTTTAG
- a CDS encoding site-specific DNA-methyltransferase has translation MNPQCLFSENTAIAPEFSGSASIVVYGGDCLDLIKSIPDEVVQLIVTSPPYNIGKEYEKRLDLALYLRQQEQIIAECMRILSPRGSICWQVGNYVDRGAIIPLDAVLYPIFSNLGLRMRNRIIWHFEHGLHCRRRFSGRYETILWFTKSDEYVFNLDPVRIPQKYPGKKYFKGPKAGQYSCNPLGKNPGDLWVIPNVKNNHVEKTEHPCQFPVELVERLVLSLTHEGDWVFDPFLGTGTTVIAAIRHERRGMGAEIFPKYVTLARARIQQELAGTLRTRPMDRPIYDPQKAGNSLSVSPWDKEMQKSTFTRFEPDCLGKPL, from the coding sequence TGTTTAGCGAGAACACCGCGATCGCCCCAGAATTCTCAGGTTCGGCATCGATCGTTGTCTATGGCGGTGACTGCCTTGATCTTATCAAGAGTATTCCCGATGAAGTAGTACAGTTAATTGTCACATCGCCACCTTACAACATTGGCAAGGAGTACGAGAAGCGGCTGGATCTAGCCCTTTACTTGCGCCAGCAAGAACAGATCATTGCTGAATGTATGCGGATTTTGTCTCCACGGGGGAGTATTTGCTGGCAGGTTGGAAACTACGTTGACCGAGGGGCAATCATTCCCTTGGATGCGGTGCTTTACCCCATCTTCTCAAATTTGGGTTTGCGGATGCGTAACCGCATTATCTGGCACTTTGAGCATGGCCTCCACTGCCGCCGCCGTTTCTCTGGGCGGTATGAAACAATCCTCTGGTTCACGAAGTCTGACGAGTACGTGTTTAATCTTGACCCGGTGCGCATTCCCCAAAAATACCCCGGGAAGAAGTATTTCAAAGGGCCGAAAGCGGGTCAGTACTCCTGTAATCCACTGGGCAAAAATCCGGGCGATCTGTGGGTGATTCCAAATGTGAAGAACAACCATGTGGAGAAAACTGAGCATCCCTGCCAGTTCCCCGTTGAGCTCGTTGAACGTTTGGTGCTCTCTCTCACCCATGAGGGAGATTGGGTCTTTGATCCCTTCCTTGGAACCGGAACAACGGTGATTGCTGCCATTCGGCATGAACGGCGGGGCATGGGTGCCGAAATTTTTCCCAAGTACGTCACACTGGCACGCGCAAGAATTCAGCAGGAGTTAGCAGGAACGTTGCGAACTCGTCCGATGGATAGGCCGATCTACGACCCTCAGAAGGCAGGCAACAGTCTCAGTGTGTCCCCTTGGGACAAGGAGATGCAGAAGAGTACTTTTACCCGTTTTGAGCCGGATTGCCTTGGCAAGCCCTTGTAG